One genomic segment of Kribbella jejuensis includes these proteins:
- the dapA gene encoding 4-hydroxy-tetrahydrodipicolinate synthase — protein sequence MSSPASTPSPTSSEALPFGRLTTAMITPFRPDGSLDLDAVQKVATYLVDGGNDALVLNGTTGEAPTTSDQEKVQIIRAVREAVGDRAKLVAGVGTNDTAHTIECAKQAEAAGADGLLVVTPYYNKPPQDGLRAHFTAVADATGLPNMLYDIPGRAGVEIKSETLIALAAHPRIVAVKDAKGDLAGTTKVLANTDLFYYCGADELNLASLAIGAVGIASVVAHVASREYRQLIDAVVAGDLAQAQDIDRRLVPAVETIMTKTQGAIMVKAALKLAGVIEHATLRLPLVEATAEQTDWLTTDLKQAGLIA from the coding sequence ATGTCCTCGCCAGCATCCACGCCCTCGCCGACATCGTCCGAGGCGCTGCCTTTCGGCCGTCTGACGACCGCGATGATCACCCCGTTCCGGCCCGACGGCTCCCTCGACCTGGACGCGGTGCAGAAGGTCGCGACGTACCTCGTCGACGGCGGCAACGACGCCCTGGTGCTGAACGGGACCACCGGCGAGGCGCCGACCACCTCGGACCAGGAGAAGGTCCAGATCATCCGGGCGGTCCGCGAGGCCGTCGGCGACCGGGCCAAGCTCGTCGCCGGGGTCGGTACCAACGACACCGCGCACACGATCGAGTGCGCCAAGCAGGCCGAGGCCGCAGGCGCGGACGGCCTGCTCGTCGTCACGCCGTACTACAACAAGCCTCCGCAGGACGGGCTGCGCGCGCACTTCACCGCGGTCGCCGACGCCACCGGCCTGCCGAACATGCTGTACGACATCCCCGGCCGCGCCGGCGTCGAGATCAAGTCCGAGACGCTGATCGCGCTCGCCGCGCACCCGCGGATCGTCGCGGTCAAGGACGCCAAGGGCGACCTGGCCGGGACCACCAAGGTGCTGGCGAACACCGATCTGTTCTACTACTGCGGTGCCGACGAGTTGAACCTCGCCTCGCTGGCGATCGGTGCGGTCGGTATCGCGAGCGTCGTGGCGCATGTCGCGAGCCGGGAGTACCGGCAGCTGATCGACGCCGTGGTGGCCGGCGATCTCGCCCAGGCACAGGACATTGATCGACGGCTGGTGCCCGCCGTCGAGACGATCATGACGAAGACCCAGGGCGCCATCATGGTGAAGGCCGCGCTGAAGCTGGCCGGCGTCATCGAGCACGCGACCCTCCGGTTGCCGCTGGTCGAGGCGACGGCCGAGCAGACGGACTGGCTCACCACCGACCTCAAACAGGCAGGACTGATTGCATGA
- a CDS encoding metal-dependent hydrolase has protein sequence MMGRSHALSGWCAGLAVAPLVGLTSVAEMVPFAAATAGYALLPDLDHQGASAARLLGPITRLVSGAVRAFSGVLYRLTKGPRDEEGTGKHRHATHTLVAAVLLGFLAASLGDRGKWAVLAVAVTGFVLAADVLGDWVVLAVLAAAGWSVTGVGPGPSVADAVQAGLTQIGGWIGAAVAVGMFVHCLGDSLTRSGCPWLWPLPIRGETWYEIRLPRPLRFSTGHWFEHVVIVPILTVGGVLLLPGAVQLLQHLFDATTVWLAGQS, from the coding sequence ATGATGGGGCGGTCGCATGCGTTGTCGGGGTGGTGTGCGGGGCTGGCGGTGGCGCCGTTGGTGGGCTTGACCTCGGTGGCCGAGATGGTGCCGTTCGCCGCGGCGACGGCTGGGTATGCGTTGCTGCCGGACTTGGATCACCAGGGCGCGAGCGCCGCACGGCTGCTCGGACCGATCACGCGGTTGGTGTCAGGAGCCGTACGAGCGTTCTCGGGCGTGCTGTACCGCCTGACGAAGGGCCCGCGGGACGAGGAAGGCACGGGCAAGCATCGCCACGCCACCCACACCCTGGTGGCCGCCGTACTCCTCGGCTTCCTGGCAGCAAGCCTCGGCGACCGCGGGAAGTGGGCCGTGCTCGCCGTAGCCGTCACCGGCTTCGTGCTGGCCGCCGACGTACTCGGCGACTGGGTCGTCCTCGCGGTGCTCGCCGCGGCCGGCTGGTCCGTCACCGGCGTAGGCCCCGGCCCATCGGTAGCGGACGCCGTACAAGCAGGGCTGACCCAGATCGGCGGCTGGATCGGCGCCGCAGTAGCGGTCGGTATGTTCGTCCACTGCCTCGGCGACAGCCTCACCCGCTCCGGATGCCCCTGGCTCTGGCCACTGCCGATCCGCGGCGAGACCTGGTACGAGATCCGCCTCCCGAGGCCGCTCCGTTTCAGCACCGGCCATTGGTTCGAGCATGTGGTCATCGTGCCGATCCTCACCGTCGGCGGCGTACTGCTCCTGCCCGGGGCCGTCCAACTCCTGCAACACCTCTTCGACGCAACGACCGTCTGGCTGGCCGGTCAATCCTGA
- the argG gene encoding argininosuccinate synthase, with protein sequence MSKVLTSLPVGERVGIAFSGGLDTSVAVAWMRDKGAVPCTYTADIGQYDEPDIASVPERATAYGAEITRLVDCRAALVEEGLAALACGAFHIRSGGRTYFNTTPIGRAVTGTLLVKAMLDDDVQIWGDGSTFKGNDIERFYRYGLLANPQLRIYKPWLDAQFVHELGGRKEMSEWLVAHGLPYRDSTEKAYSTDANIWGATHEAKTLEHLDTGLETVEPIMGVAHWDPSIEIPAEDVTIGFVQGRPVTINGKEFGSAVDLVLEANAIGGRHGLGMSDQIENRVIEAKSRGIYEAPGMALLHAAYERLVNAIHNEDTLASYHTEGRKLGRLMYEGRWLDPQSLMLRESLQRWVGTAVTGEVTLRLRRGEDYSILDTTGPALSYHPDKLSMERIEDSAFGPVDRIGQLTMRNLDIADSRAKLEQYAGLGMFGSSNAALASSTDLIGELPKGGAEAIASRGEATEEDELLDRAAMESGTD encoded by the coding sequence GTGTCCAAGGTACTTACTTCTTTGCCGGTCGGTGAGCGGGTCGGGATCGCGTTCTCGGGGGGTCTCGACACCTCGGTTGCGGTTGCGTGGATGCGGGACAAGGGGGCGGTGCCGTGCACGTACACGGCTGATATCGGGCAGTACGACGAGCCCGACATCGCCTCGGTGCCCGAGCGTGCGACGGCGTACGGCGCGGAGATCACCCGGCTGGTGGACTGCCGCGCGGCGCTGGTCGAGGAAGGGCTCGCGGCGCTCGCGTGCGGCGCGTTCCACATCCGGTCCGGCGGGCGGACGTACTTCAACACCACCCCGATCGGCCGCGCGGTGACCGGCACGCTACTGGTCAAGGCGATGCTCGACGACGACGTGCAGATCTGGGGCGACGGGTCGACGTTCAAGGGCAACGACATCGAGCGCTTCTACCGGTACGGCCTGCTCGCGAACCCGCAGCTGCGGATCTACAAGCCGTGGCTGGACGCGCAGTTCGTGCACGAGCTCGGCGGCCGGAAGGAAATGTCGGAGTGGCTGGTCGCGCACGGCCTGCCGTACCGGGACAGCACCGAGAAGGCGTACTCCACCGACGCGAACATCTGGGGCGCCACCCACGAGGCGAAGACGCTCGAGCACCTCGACACCGGGCTGGAGACGGTCGAGCCGATCATGGGGGTCGCGCACTGGGACCCGTCGATCGAGATCCCGGCCGAGGACGTCACGATCGGGTTCGTCCAGGGCCGGCCGGTGACGATCAACGGCAAGGAGTTCGGCTCCGCGGTCGACCTCGTCCTGGAGGCGAACGCGATCGGCGGCCGGCACGGGCTCGGTATGTCCGACCAGATCGAGAACCGGGTCATCGAGGCGAAGTCGCGGGGTATCTACGAGGCGCCGGGGATGGCGCTGCTGCACGCGGCGTACGAGCGGCTGGTGAACGCGATCCACAACGAGGACACGCTCGCGAGCTACCACACCGAGGGCCGCAAGCTGGGCCGGCTGATGTACGAAGGTCGTTGGCTGGACCCACAGTCGCTGATGCTCCGGGAGTCGCTGCAGCGCTGGGTCGGTACGGCGGTCACCGGCGAGGTCACGCTCCGGCTGCGGCGCGGTGAGGACTACTCGATCCTCGACACCACCGGCCCGGCGCTGAGCTACCACCCGGACAAGCTGTCGATGGAGCGGATCGAGGACTCGGCGTTCGGCCCGGTCGACCGGATCGGCCAGCTGACGATGCGGAACCTGGACATCGCGGACTCGCGCGCGAAGCTCGAGCAGTACGCCGGACTCGGCATGTTCGGCTCGTCCAACGCGGCGCTGGCGTCGTCCACCGACCTGATCGGCGAACTCCCCAAGGGTGGCGCCGAAGCCATCGCCTCCCGCGGCGAAGCCACCGAGGAAGATGAACTCCTCGACCGCGCCGCGATGGAGTCCGGCACCGACTGA
- the paaE gene encoding 1,2-phenylacetyl-CoA epoxidase subunit PaaE has protein sequence MTTIAPRRRATFHHLKVAAIDAITDDAVAITFAVPPELTDEYEFAAGQHLTIRRTGDEVRRSYSICSPAGSGVLRIGVKRIPGGEFSAYAAHDLKVGDELEVMTPLGRFGTTLDAGNAKHYAFVAAGSGITPVLSLIATILSVEPASRVTLLYGNRTAGSVMFADELADLKDRYAERFHLVHVLSRETTEVELFSGRIDSDRLRRMFATILPLDSVDEWFLCGPYAMVVGAQELLLTEGVAREHVHAELFHVGDEAPKAPVEETAADEDAAQVTVILDGRRSTFPLGEHSKAVLDATLAVRSDAPFACKGGVCGTCRAKVLDGNVRMDTNWALEPDEIRAGYVLTCQSHPTTPTVTLDFDA, from the coding sequence ATGACGACCATCGCCCCGAGGCGCCGCGCCACCTTCCACCACCTGAAGGTGGCCGCGATCGACGCGATCACCGACGACGCGGTCGCGATCACCTTCGCCGTCCCACCGGAGTTGACCGACGAGTACGAGTTCGCCGCCGGCCAGCACCTGACGATCCGCCGGACCGGAGATGAGGTCCGCCGCAGCTATTCGATCTGCTCGCCGGCTGGTTCCGGCGTGCTGCGGATCGGCGTCAAGCGGATCCCCGGCGGCGAGTTCTCGGCGTACGCCGCCCACGACCTCAAGGTCGGGGACGAACTCGAGGTGATGACCCCGCTCGGCCGGTTCGGTACGACGCTCGACGCCGGCAACGCCAAGCACTACGCGTTCGTCGCCGCTGGCAGCGGTATCACGCCCGTACTCTCGCTGATCGCGACGATCCTGTCGGTCGAGCCGGCCAGCCGCGTGACGCTGCTGTACGGCAACCGGACCGCGGGGTCGGTGATGTTCGCCGACGAACTCGCCGATCTGAAGGACCGGTACGCCGAGCGCTTCCACCTCGTCCACGTACTGTCCCGCGAGACGACCGAGGTGGAACTGTTCAGCGGGCGGATCGACAGCGACCGGCTGCGCCGGATGTTCGCGACGATCCTGCCGCTGGACTCGGTCGACGAGTGGTTCCTGTGCGGGCCGTACGCGATGGTCGTCGGTGCTCAGGAGCTGCTGCTGACCGAGGGCGTCGCGCGCGAACACGTCCACGCCGAACTGTTCCACGTCGGTGACGAGGCGCCGAAGGCACCGGTCGAGGAGACAGCCGCGGACGAGGATGCGGCGCAGGTGACCGTGATCCTCGACGGCCGGCGCTCGACGTTCCCGCTGGGTGAGCACTCGAAGGCGGTCCTCGACGCCACCCTCGCCGTCCGCTCCGACGCGCCGTTCGCGTGCAAAGGCGGTGTCTGCGGCACCTGCCGAGCCAAGGTCCTCGACGGCAACGTCCGCATGGACACCAACTGGGCCCTCGAACCCGACGAGATCCGCGCCGGCTACGTCCTCACCTGCCAGTCGCACCCGACCACGCCAACAGTCACGCTCGACTTCGACGCCTAG
- the paaD gene encoding 1,2-phenylacetyl-CoA epoxidase subunit PaaD, which produces MVTDTEILEAVGDVPDPEVPVLTIADLGILRGLRHEAEQVVVTITPTYSGCPAMDLIRHEVELTLDHLGVTGRVETVLSPAWTTDWMTEAGKAKLKDYRIAPPPAARHRSRANTPVLLQLSIRCPLCGSPNTTELSRFGSTSCKALWRCNDCKEPFDHFKAI; this is translated from the coding sequence ATGGTGACCGACACCGAGATCCTCGAGGCGGTCGGCGACGTCCCCGACCCCGAGGTACCCGTTCTCACCATCGCGGACCTGGGCATCCTCCGCGGCCTCCGGCACGAAGCTGAGCAGGTGGTGGTAACCATTACCCCCACCTACTCCGGCTGTCCCGCCATGGACCTGATCCGCCACGAGGTCGAGTTGACGCTCGACCATCTCGGTGTGACCGGCCGCGTAGAGACAGTGCTGTCACCGGCGTGGACGACAGACTGGATGACTGAAGCCGGCAAGGCCAAGCTGAAGGACTACCGCATCGCCCCACCTCCCGCCGCTCGACACCGGTCCCGGGCCAACACTCCGGTCCTCCTGCAGTTGAGCATCCGCTGCCCGTTGTGCGGCTCGCCCAACACGACAGAACTCAGCCGCTTCGGCTCCACCTCGTGCAAAGCCCTCTGGCGCTGTAACGACTGCAAAGAACCCTTCGACCACTTCAAGGCGATCTGA
- the paaC gene encoding 1,2-phenylacetyl-CoA epoxidase subunit PaaC produces the protein MNDLFVYALRLGDDALIAAQRTGEWIAAAPQLEEDVALGNIGLDQLGQARSLLQYAGSLDGRTEDELAYFRDEREFLNLQLCELPNGDFAFAMARLLYFATYQHLLYDELRSSADETLAGVAGKAVKEVAYHVDHATQWVLRLGDGTDESHRRMQAALDALWPYTAEMFEPDPLVERLPVAVNPAALQDEWNHRVLGIIDESTCERPSSSYQHTGGREGRHTEHLGYLLAEMQHIARSHPGATW, from the coding sequence GTGAACGACCTCTTCGTCTACGCGCTCCGGCTCGGTGACGACGCACTGATCGCCGCGCAGCGGACCGGCGAGTGGATCGCGGCTGCGCCGCAGCTCGAGGAAGACGTTGCCCTGGGCAACATCGGGCTGGACCAGCTCGGGCAGGCCCGGTCGCTGCTGCAGTACGCCGGCTCGCTGGACGGGCGCACCGAGGACGAGCTCGCGTACTTCCGGGACGAGCGCGAATTCCTCAACCTGCAGCTGTGCGAATTGCCGAACGGCGACTTCGCGTTCGCGATGGCCCGGTTGCTGTACTTCGCGACGTACCAGCATCTGCTGTACGACGAACTCCGGTCGAGTGCCGACGAGACGCTCGCCGGGGTCGCGGGGAAGGCGGTCAAGGAGGTCGCGTACCACGTCGACCACGCAACCCAGTGGGTGCTCCGGCTCGGCGACGGCACCGACGAAAGCCACCGCCGCATGCAAGCCGCTCTTGACGCTCTCTGGCCCTACACGGCCGAGATGTTCGAACCAGACCCCCTGGTGGAGCGCCTGCCCGTAGCCGTCAACCCCGCGGCGCTGCAGGACGAATGGAACCACCGAGTTCTGGGAATCATCGACGAGTCCACCTGCGAGCGACCGTCGTCCAGCTATCAGCACACCGGCGGCCGCGAAGGACGCCATACCGAACACCTCGGCTACCTGCTGGCAGAAATGCAGCACATCGCGAGATCCCATCCGGGTGCGACATGGTGA
- the paaB gene encoding 1,2-phenylacetyl-CoA epoxidase subunit PaaB has translation MSVEPLWEVFVRSRRGLSHTHVGSLHAADATMALRNARDVYTRRQEGVSIWVVRAADITASSPDEKDEFFDPAGDKVYRHPTFYQVPEGVEHL, from the coding sequence ATGAGCGTCGAGCCGTTGTGGGAGGTGTTCGTGCGGTCGCGTCGCGGACTGTCGCATACGCACGTCGGTAGTCTGCACGCCGCCGACGCGACGATGGCGTTGCGGAACGCGCGGGACGTGTACACCCGGCGCCAGGAAGGCGTGTCGATCTGGGTGGTACGGGCGGCCGACATCACCGCGTCCTCGCCGGACGAGAAGGACGAGTTCTTCGACCCGGCCGGCGACAAGGTCTACCGGCACCCGACGTTCTACCAGGTGCCGGAGGGTGTTGAGCACCTGTGA
- the paaA gene encoding 1,2-phenylacetyl-CoA epoxidase subunit PaaA, translating into MDSFQATIDADGRIEPRDAMPEGYRKTLIRQIAQHAHSEIIGMQPEGNWISRAPSLRRKAILMAKVQDEAGHGLYLYAAAETLGVDRADLLDLLHSGKQKYSSIFNYPTLTWADIGAIGWLVDGAAIVNQVPLCRCSYGPYARAMVRVCKEESFHQRQGFEILHTLCNGTEAQKAMAQDALNRWWWPSLMMFGPPDSASTHSEQSMAWGIKRHSNDELRQRFVDMTVPQADVLGIRVPDDGLAYDAETGHYRFTEPDYAELYEVVKGNGPCNQQRLAHRVKAHEDGAWVREAAAAYAAKQASKVGAA; encoded by the coding sequence ATGGACAGCTTCCAGGCGACGATCGACGCCGACGGCCGGATCGAGCCGCGGGACGCGATGCCCGAGGGGTACCGCAAGACCCTGATCCGGCAGATCGCGCAGCACGCGCACTCCGAGATCATCGGCATGCAGCCGGAGGGCAACTGGATCAGCCGCGCGCCGTCGCTGCGCCGCAAGGCGATCCTGATGGCCAAGGTGCAGGACGAGGCCGGCCACGGGCTGTACCTGTACGCCGCCGCCGAGACCCTCGGGGTGGATCGCGCCGACCTGCTCGACCTGCTGCACAGCGGGAAGCAGAAGTACTCCAGCATCTTCAACTACCCGACGCTGACCTGGGCCGACATCGGCGCGATCGGCTGGCTGGTCGACGGCGCCGCGATCGTCAACCAGGTGCCGTTGTGCCGTTGCTCGTACGGTCCGTACGCGCGGGCGATGGTCCGGGTCTGCAAGGAGGAGTCGTTCCACCAGCGGCAGGGGTTCGAGATCCTGCACACGTTGTGCAACGGCACCGAGGCGCAGAAGGCGATGGCGCAGGACGCGCTGAACCGCTGGTGGTGGCCGTCGCTGATGATGTTCGGCCCGCCGGACTCGGCGTCCACGCATTCGGAGCAGTCGATGGCGTGGGGGATCAAGCGGCACAGCAACGACGAGTTGCGGCAGCGGTTCGTCGACATGACCGTGCCGCAGGCCGACGTCCTCGGGATCCGGGTGCCGGACGACGGGCTCGCGTACGACGCGGAGACCGGGCACTACCGGTTCACCGAGCCGGACTACGCGGAGCTGTACGAGGTTGTCAAAGGCAACGGTCCGTGCAACCAGCAGCGGCTGGCCCATCGGGTGAAGGCCCATGAGGACGGCGCCTGGGTGCGGGAGGCTGCTGCTGCCTATGCGGCCAAGCAGGCTTCGAAGGTTGGTGCGGCATGA
- a CDS encoding DUF418 domain-containing protein, with amino-acid sequence MTTTLATPKSDHRGPVTGRERALAPDLIRGAMLLLIGLANSANFAFAGQPGVESAPHGFERILNFLKLTFVDARAYPVFAVMFGYGLVQLARRQRSAGASTSAVRRVLVKRNAWLIGFGLAHATLLYFGDFLGAYGVVGIVCTLVLINRGDKFHRIVLALWAFMGLETLFVAAKAVASIIGSTGPAHALTNSPNPSLAATSYVGSLVGRLHEYPLHLASVLPFIIIVWLGIWAARKQLLENPAAHKTLLTRVAAVCLGLTFVGGLPLALIGAGWIHVDQAAVDSASLLSHVSGMFGGPGYVALFGLLVARIRKQSLPVRAISALGQRSLSGYLFQSVAWMALLAPFTLDLRFGSTAYTAALVAIGVWIVSVLGAYAMSKRSYRGPAETLLRRLVY; translated from the coding sequence GTGACCACCACCCTGGCAACACCGAAATCCGACCACAGAGGTCCGGTCACCGGCCGCGAGCGAGCGCTCGCGCCGGACCTGATCCGCGGCGCGATGCTGCTGCTGATCGGCCTCGCGAACAGCGCCAACTTCGCGTTCGCCGGCCAACCCGGCGTGGAGAGCGCGCCGCACGGCTTCGAGCGCATCCTGAACTTCCTCAAGCTGACCTTCGTCGACGCCCGCGCGTACCCGGTCTTCGCGGTGATGTTCGGCTACGGCCTGGTCCAGCTGGCCCGCCGGCAGCGGTCGGCCGGGGCGAGTACGTCCGCCGTACGGCGGGTCCTGGTCAAGCGCAACGCCTGGCTGATCGGGTTCGGCCTGGCGCACGCGACGCTGCTGTACTTCGGCGACTTCCTCGGTGCGTACGGTGTCGTCGGCATCGTCTGCACGCTCGTCCTGATCAACCGCGGCGACAAGTTCCACCGGATCGTGCTGGCGCTGTGGGCGTTCATGGGCCTCGAGACCTTGTTCGTCGCAGCCAAGGCCGTCGCCTCGATCATCGGCAGCACAGGTCCCGCACACGCACTCACGAACTCCCCGAACCCGTCGCTGGCAGCCACGTCGTACGTCGGCAGCCTGGTCGGCCGGCTGCACGAGTACCCGCTGCACCTGGCGAGCGTGCTGCCGTTCATCATCATCGTCTGGCTCGGCATCTGGGCGGCCCGCAAACAACTGCTGGAGAACCCGGCCGCCCACAAGACACTGCTGACCCGGGTCGCCGCAGTCTGCCTTGGCCTGACGTTCGTCGGCGGTCTCCCCCTCGCGCTGATCGGGGCCGGCTGGATCCACGTCGACCAGGCCGCCGTGGATTCGGCAAGCCTGCTGTCCCACGTGTCCGGCATGTTCGGCGGACCTGGGTACGTCGCGCTGTTCGGTCTGCTGGTGGCGCGGATCCGCAAGCAGTCGCTGCCGGTCCGGGCGATCTCCGCGCTCGGCCAGCGATCGCTGTCGGGGTACCTGTTCCAGTCGGTGGCGTGGATGGCGCTGCTCGCCCCGTTCACGCTGGACCTGCGGTTCGGGAGTACGGCGTACACGGCAGCGCTGGTCGCGATCGGGGTGTGGATCGTCTCGGTGCTCGGTGCCTACGCGATGAGCAAGCGGTCGTACCGCGGACCAGCCGAGACCCTGCTGCGCAGGCTCGTCTACTGA